A region of the Mangifera indica cultivar Alphonso unplaced genomic scaffold, CATAS_Mindica_2.1 Un_0014, whole genome shotgun sequence genome:
AATTCTacttttggttttggtttttacAGACTATTGATGGACCTGTTAGTGATCCTTGTAAGCTACCGAAGTGGAACTATGACGGTTCGAGCACTGGTCAAGCTCCTGGTCAAGATAGTGAAGTGATCCTCTAGTaagtgtttatttattttttatattttttatatttaagttcCTAGCTTCTTACCGATGTATTTGGTTATGTAACAGCCCTCAAGCAATTTTCAAGGATCCATTCAGAAGAGGCAACAATATTCTTGTgagttttattttgtattttatgttttgtttcatttgtgTTGACTAAATCCTGAtgggtttgattttgttttaggtTATGTGTGATACTTATACTCCTGCTGGAGAGCCAATTCCTACCAACAAGAGACATGCAGCAGCCAAGATCTTCAGTCATCCTGATGTAGTTGCAGAAGAGCCTTGGTATATTATTTaaccttttggtttttttttcccACAGGTTTTGCAACTTTTTTTCTTGGACTATGtgattgactttcaatttcaTTAGGTATGGTATTGAACAAGAATACACCCTGCTCCAGAAAGATGTTAAATGGCCCCTTGGCTGGCCTGTCGGTGGTTTCCCTGGACCTCAGGTTTTCTTTCTCTCCCTTATTCCTTGGTTTTGATATTTCTTTGCAAGCATCTGGAATGATAATAACTAGATGTTTTTCCTCAACAACATTATGTAGAGAACATTATTCTTTCCTGCTTCAATTGTTTTGTATATACTGTCTTTTTGTGTTTGCCAGCTCCTAAATCTGAAGACTTCATGatctaatataataacataccaATATAGCTTTCTTACCTTTTGTTTGATATATTGTGTGTACATTTCCTTTCAGAGTTGTTTGATTAGAAATTGTTCTCATAATAATAGGGACCGTACTACTGCGGTGTTGGTGCCGACAAAGCTTGGGGAAGGCAAATTGTCGATGCCCATTACAAGGCTTGTTTATATGCAGGAATCAACATTAGTGGTATCAATGGAGAAGTCATGCCTGGCCAAGTAAATTATCTAAATTTCATACTAGGGTATTAACAATAGTGATATCACAATTAATCTAAAGTATTCTTCATATATCATATAGTGGGAATTTCAAGTAGGCCCTGCTGTTGGTATCTCTGCTGGTGATCAATTGTGGGTTTCTCGCTATATTTTGGAGGTAATTGATGGTAATCTATTGTGAAGAAGATATTTCTGTGACTAGCACTCTTATCAATTCAAAGTTGGAACCTTAAATTTCCTTGTTTGTGTTTAACAGAGGATTACAGAAATTGCTGGAGTTGTCCTTTCCTTCGATCCCAAGCCAATTGAGGTATATTTTCCTTAATGCTTATAATTTGTTAATCTTgattaaatttcacattttcattGTTGAATTGCAAATTTAGTGGTGACAGAGTTATACCATGTTTAATATGTCATTTTGCACACTGACTAAgtctatcattttatttttttccacaAGGGGGACTGGAATGGTGCTGGGGCCCATACAAATTACAGGtaactttatattttgtttgtgcTGCTTGTatcattcatttaaattaaCAGAATTGTATATCACATTTTGTTAATGTTTCAGCACCAAGTCGATGAGGAAGGAAGGAGGATACGAGGTTATCAAAAAGGCAATTGAAAAGCTTGGGCATAGGCACAAAGAGCACATTGCTGCATATGGTGAAGGAAATGAGCGCCGACTTACTGGTCGACATGAAACCGCTAACATCAATACATTCAAATGGGTATAATAAAATgaccttttaattattttttgtaagaGTTTGATAGTCAAGACTTTCTTCTTGGGGCTTGAATTGCATGTTTGAGTCCATCTTTTCTCTGTTTTTCCTGTGGACTGCATCAGTTTGTTTAATTTTCGTTTTATTTTGTTCCTAATCAGGGCGTGGCAGACCGTGGTGCATCCGTTCGTGTTGGGCGAGACACAGAGAAAGAAGGAAAAGGTTACTTTGAGGACAGGAGGCCTGCTTCTAACATGGACCCATATGTGGTCACTTCTATGATTGCTGAAACCACCATTCTGTTGAAGTAAATGATTGCTTAACCAAGGCTGAGATACTGGTTTGCTGTCTGCATTGGGGTTCATGAGTGATGAGTCAAAAGAATTATTGTTTACTAGGATCCATTCTATCTGTTTCATTAGTAGTATAGGTAGTTGTGTTTCAGTGTCTGCCCTTGTATTTGGGTTTGGCAAGGTGGGTTCATTGCTTTCATCTCTCCTTGGTTTCAGAATAATGTAACTTTCATATTTGATAACTATTTGAAAGGGCTGATTTCTATTGTTCTAAAGCTGAACTATGTCTTGCAAGTGATATGCATCGATGGAAGTTTGATTTAGGGTGCTTTCtgtttgcattattttctttcgACAAACAAAGGTTAAAATAGTCTTGTATGATGATCTGGATGTTTGGTTTGATAATGTGAATTTGCAAACTCAGATACTCAGCACTCTAATTCCAGTTTCATACATTGTGCATAAGTTCAGTGGTTCTTGAATTGTGGCCACAATTTGAGATAATGTTATTCTTGATTCAATTGTTGGTATTTGAAAGGTTGATGTGGGGCAGCTTGTCCTCGAGATTCCCATTAACATCTCAATATTTGAGCTTTAACTTATAAACCTCACttgttttttgtttcatttattgattttgtCGTTTTATTTAAGCGTGAAAGGGTCTATACGAGTTTAGAGAACCCATCACGGGTAATGTGATTGTAATCAAACATCTTAAATATTGCCCTATAGAGTGAGAAACCAATTTTCCTTTGTGGATATATGTGTTGTTCATACCTCGTGAGATTGGGTAAGTCTCTGTATTCTTTACTTTAGGTAGGTATAGTTCAGGGCGATCGTGTTTAATCTTCTTAATCATCTCATCTTGATCCTGTAAAATTCACATTTCATTATCTTATAAAAACTTGTCTTGCAGGTAAAATAAACCTATTTACTTACAGTGGTTGACTTGCGAGTGGTTAGTGTTACATGAGGGACTTAACTTACTACACACATTTACTTTCACTTAGACAtcgtttgaattttaaaatcatgTTATGATATAACATCCCTATCTAGAGGTCTAACATTTTGAAGAAAGATGCTACTACTATTGAGTATTTATGTATGATtagaacataaatataatacttaagtagaaataaaaaaaccatttaTATAACCTCATAATAGTAAGAACTCCAAATAATGGAAGTGTACAAAAGAtgtcataaattaaaaaaaaaaaactcattgcATGTagtacaaaaacataaaatcgtaaatgtatataaataaacatatggtaaattaaaacataatgaCATAAACTCATATCATGCCCCCCGCGCCCCCCCCTCATTCTCGCCTTCATCTGACCCACCGTTACAGAACCCACCATCATCACCTGTTTTCTGCAAAAACATAAAATCGTAAATGTATATAAaagcataaattaaaaaaaaactcataaatttaaaaaaaaaactcattgcATGtaatacaaaaacataaaatcgtAAATGCATATAAGTAAACATATCGTAAACTATAACATCATGACATAGACTCATATCATGCGCCCCCTCATGCTCGCCTTCCTTTGACCCACCATTGCATAACCACCATCATCACCTGTGGTTTGCAAAAACATAAAGAGAAATGATTGAGTGATAATCACTCATTATGTAGGAGTCTTTAGGTTCTACACATTACACTTTTTTTGCTCTTAACTCGTTTTCACATCTAATACTTGCATTCTTAAACTTTAAGGTGCATTTATGAACCTAAACTCAAATGACATGAAATGTAATGCATGTAAAATGTCATTCAAAATCTTTTGGTGAAAACATTTCTTTCTTGAAaacattcttttattaaaatattacatcaTTGTGTCAATTGAACTAGGTTGAAGTagagatttgattttttgaCCATATTTATCATGCATTAGTACAAGGTACAATAAATGCTTATATTACAGTGGAATTGGATTTTCCAGAATATGAACCATATATTTTGGATCTTCTTGTAGATACAAGAGTAACTAAATGTATAGCAAGaaagttttgtttttcacaAGAAATTTGGAAACAACTTGATAAGCCTATCATGAATATAGTTGCCGATGAAGGACAAAGTATGGTTACAAAATATGTCCAAGATGTAACCATATCGTTAAACAAGAAAAGGTTTACTCTAAGAGAAGTCATGTTATTAGACTATTTAGAGGTTAACTTTATTCTTGGAAACTCATTTTTGCGAGGACAAACATAAATGAGgctttttatctaatataatgattatattatGCTTGGAGGACACAAAATCCCTATTCTAGCAAAGTTGGAAACTACTGAAGTCAGAAATGACTTTAGGCCAAAGAAAATACAACAAGAAACTAAACAcatcattttttctttgaaagcTAAAGAAAAATGGTGGTTAAAAGATTTTGAGCTGGAAGAAAAGGATGAGATGACTTGTTATGtggtttttcaaaagtttagtcCTAGTCATCATGAAACCCGAATTGCATGAGGTAGATCATAAGAGGAGGAACCCTCTAGTGTTTGCTTTGAGAGCACGGATAAGATAACACATAaggataaaactttattatatgAGAGTAATGAAAACACTTTAATTATTGAGACGATCAAGAAATTTAAAGTGGAATTTTCTctatattttgatgaattacCATTGAAATTATGGTAAAGAaacaatatttttgttgaaataaaaatgagaaacttTGATGATAAGATAAAAGTAGATTCTCATAGGTACTCTGCAAACATTTaagggaaatttaaaaaacaaatatcgGAGTTATTATTGAAGAGATTAATACGAAAAAGTAATAGCCTACACTATTCTCTAGCTTTTATGGTTATGAGTAGAGCTGAATAGATGAGAGGAAAAGCTCGGTTAATCATTGACTATAGACAGCTTAGCAGTAAAATTATAGACGATGCCTATAAAATCCCTAACAAGTCTACTTTGTTGAATAAAACCAGATTGGGAAAAATCTTTTCACTCTTTGATCTCAAGTTAGGATTTTGGTAGATCAAAATGGCTGAAGACAGTATACTTTTAACAACATTTACTTGCCCTAAAGGATTATATAAATGGTTGGTATTGTCTTTTAGGCTGAAACAAACACTATccatatttcaaaagaaaatggaCAAGGTTTTCTTTAACTTGTCTGACTTTTGAGTTGTTTATATAGACGATGTACtagtttttagtaaaattaggATAAAACACGAAGATCATCTTAAATAGGTAATCAAAAGATTCCTTAATCACGAATGGTCTTATCTTAAAGAAAAATAGACTGGCTccagattaaaataaaattcttaggAGTAAAATTTGGAAAAGGTCCAAGAccatattttaaagaaatt
Encoded here:
- the LOC123205754 gene encoding glutamine synthetase nodule isozyme — its product is MSLLTDLINLNLSETTKKIIAEYIWIGGSGMDLRSKARTIDGPVSDPCKLPKWNYDGSSTGQAPGQDSEVILYPQAIFKDPFRRGNNILVMCDTYTPAGEPIPTNKRHAAAKIFSHPDVVAEEPWYGIEQEYTLLQKDVKWPLGWPVGGFPGPQGPYYCGVGADKAWGRQIVDAHYKACLYAGINISGINGEVMPGQWEFQVGPAVGISAGDQLWVSRYILERITEIAGVVLSFDPKPIEGDWNGAGAHTNYSTKSMRKEGGYEVIKKAIEKLGHRHKEHIAAYGEGNERRLTGRHETANINTFKWGVADRGASVRVGRDTEKEGKGYFEDRRPASNMDPYVVTSMIAETTILLK